A single window of Onychomys torridus chromosome 8, mOncTor1.1, whole genome shotgun sequence DNA harbors:
- the Tbkbp1 gene encoding TANK-binding kinase 1-binding protein 1 isoform X3: MRSIWFLLLPLQAVTAEDRCTLLRESMWWNLVSQLKLYSYHRVLSPAWGSWGQAPGGPLHALPALSGGPVWAEALTMESMFEDDISILTQEALGPSEVWLDGPGDASLGGDMCSASHFALITAYGDIKERLGGLERENATLRRRLKVYEIKYPLITDFGEEHGFPLYEIKDGSLLEVEKLQKNKEQEEQLGEMIQAYEKLCVEKNDLETELGEMRALVETHLRQICGLEQQLQQQQGLRDAAFPSLSPPPAPATPCPDLDLHYLALRGGPALGHAAWPGPTSLNVSELERRQLEEALEAAQGEARGAQLREEQLQAECERLQGELKQLQETRAQDLASNQSECDMAWVKRVGDDQVNLALAYTELTEELGRLRELSSLQGRILRTLLQEQARNAGQRHSPLSQRHSPAPACPSPSPPARPPPCAPCQSPATQRRSPVPPCPSPQQRRSPASPSCPSPVPQRRSPVPPSCQSPSPQRRSPVPPSCPAPQPRPPPPPGDRTLAERAYAKPPSHHAKAGFQGRRSYSELAEGAAYAGASPAWLQAEAATLPKPRAYGGELYGPGRPLSPRRAFEGIRLRFEKQPSEEEEWAMPSSPPSPEAGTIRCASFCAGFPIPESPAATAYAHAEHAQSWPSINLLMETVGSDIRSCPLCQLGFPVGYPDDALIKHIDSHLENSKI; this comes from the exons ATGCGGTCCATCtggttccttctccttcccctacAAGCAGTGACAGCAGAGGACAGATGTACCCTTCTGAGGGAGAGCATGTGGTGGAATCTAGTCTCCCAGCTGAAGCTCTACAGCTACCACAGGGTCCTCAGCCCAGCATGGGGGAGTTGGGGACAAGCACCAGGTGGTCCTCTTCACGCACTTCCTGCTCTCTCAGGAGGCCCAGTGTGGGCCGAAGCCCTTACCATGGAGTCCATGTTTGAAGATGACATCAGCATCCTGACCCAAGAAGCTTTAGGGCCCAGTGAGGTGTGGCTGGATGGCCCTGGAGACGCCTCGCTCGGGGGCGACATGTGTTCTGCCTCCCACTTCGCTCTCATCACAGCCTATGGAGATATCAAGGAGCGGCTGGGGGGCCTGGAGAGGGAGAACGCCACCCTCCGCCGGCGCCTCAAAGTCTACGAGATCAAG TACCCGCTGATCACTGACTTTGGAGAGGAACATGGCTTCCCTCTGTATGAAATCAAGGACGGTTCCCTGCTGGAGGTGGAGAAG TTGCAGAAGAATAAGGAGCAGGAAGAACAGCTCGGGGAGATGATCCAGGCTTACGAGAAACTCTGTGTGGAGAAAAACGACTTGGAAACAGAGCTGGGGGAGATG CGGGCCCTGGTAGAGACCCACTTACGGCAGATCTGTGGtctggagcagcagctgcagcagcagcaaggtCTCCGGGATGCAGCCTTCCCCAGCCTGAGCCCCCCACCTGCCCCTGCCACACCCTGTCCTGACCTGGACCTGCACTATCTGGCTTTGAGAGGGGGACCTGCCTTGGGTCATG CAGCTTGGCCTGGCCCTACTAGCCTAAATGTGAGCGAGCTGGAGCGAAGGCAACTGGAGGAGGCCCTGGAGGCTGCGCAGGGGGAGGCTCGGGGGGCTCAGCTTCGGGAAGAGCAGCTCCAGGCGGAATGTGAGAGGCTGCAGGGAGAGCTGAAGCAGCTGCAGGAGACGCGGGCCCAG GATCTGGCCTCCAACCAGTCGGAGTGTGACATGGCTTGGGTAAAGAGAGTTGGGGACGATCA GGTGAACTTGGCGCTGGCCTACACAGAACTGACGGAGGAGCTGGGTCGGCTTCGGGAGCTGAGTTCCCTGCAGGGGAGGATCTTGAGGACTTTGCTGCAAGAGCAGGCCCGAAACGCAG GCCAAAGGCACTCGCCGCTGTCACAGCGCCACTCCCCGGCCCCCGCGTGCCCCTCGCCCTCCCCGCCTGCCCGACCGCCGCCCTGTGCCCCGTGCCAGTCCCCCGCCACGCAGCGCCGCTCGCCGGTGCCCCCGTGCCCTTCGCCCCAGCAGCGCCGCTCGCCCGCCTCGCCCTCCTGCCCGTCGCCGGTCCCACAGCGCCGCTCGCCGGTGCCACCATCGTGCCAGTCACCCAGCCCGCAGCGCCGCTCGCCGGTGCCACCCAGCTGCCCGGCCCCGCAGCCCCGGCCGCCGCCGCCCCCCGGCGACAGGACGCTGGCCGAGCGCGCCTACGCCAAGCCGCCCAGCCACCACGCCAAGGCCGGCTTCCAGGGCCGCCGCAGCTACTCGGAGCTGGCGGAGGGCGCGGCCTATGCCGGTGCCTCCCCGGCCTGGCTGCAGGCCGAGGCCGCCACGCTCCCCAAGCCCCGCGCCTACGGCGGCGAGCTCTACGGGCCCGGCAGGCCGCTCAGCCCGCGCCGCGCCTTCGAGGGCATCCGCCTGCGCTTTGAGAAGCAGCCATCGGAGGAAGAGGAGTGGGCCATGCCCTCCAGCCCGCCCAGCCCCGAAGCCGGCACCATCCGCTGCGCCTCCTTCTGTGCGGGCTTCCCCATCCCCGAGTCACCTGCGGCCACCGCCTACGCCCACGCTGAGCACGCACAGTCCTGGCCATCCATCAAT CTACTGATGGAGACGGTGGGCTCTGACATCCGCAGTTGCCCCCTCTGCCAGCTGGGTTTCCCTGTTGGATACCCAGATGATGCCCTCATCAAACACATTGACTCCCACCTGGAGAACAGCAAGATCTAG
- the Tbkbp1 gene encoding TANK-binding kinase 1-binding protein 1 isoform X2 → MRSIWFLLLPLQAVTAEDRCTLLRESMWWNLVSQLKLYSYHRVLSPAWGSWGQAPGGPLHALPALSGGPVWAEALTMESMFEDDISILTQEALGPSEVWLDGPGDASLGGDMCSASHFALITAYGDIKERLGGLERENATLRRRLKVYEIKYPLITDFGEEHGFPLYEIKDGSLLEVEKVSLQQRLNQFQHELQKNKEQEEQLGEMIQAYEKLCVEKNDLETELGEMRALVETHLRQICGLEQQLQQQQGLRDAAFPSLSPPPAPATPCPDLDLHYLALRGGPALGHAWPGPTSLNVSELERRQLEEALEAAQGEARGAQLREEQLQAECERLQGELKQLQETRAQDLASNQSECDMAWVKRVGDDQVNLALAYTELTEELGRLRELSSLQGRILRTLLQEQARNAGQRHSPLSQRHSPAPACPSPSPPARPPPCAPCQSPATQRRSPVPPCPSPQQRRSPASPSCPSPVPQRRSPVPPSCQSPSPQRRSPVPPSCPAPQPRPPPPPGDRTLAERAYAKPPSHHAKAGFQGRRSYSELAEGAAYAGASPAWLQAEAATLPKPRAYGGELYGPGRPLSPRRAFEGIRLRFEKQPSEEEEWAMPSSPPSPEAGTIRCASFCAGFPIPESPAATAYAHAEHAQSWPSINLLMETVGSDIRSCPLCQLGFPVGYPDDALIKHIDSHLENSKI, encoded by the exons ATGCGGTCCATCtggttccttctccttcccctacAAGCAGTGACAGCAGAGGACAGATGTACCCTTCTGAGGGAGAGCATGTGGTGGAATCTAGTCTCCCAGCTGAAGCTCTACAGCTACCACAGGGTCCTCAGCCCAGCATGGGGGAGTTGGGGACAAGCACCAGGTGGTCCTCTTCACGCACTTCCTGCTCTCTCAGGAGGCCCAGTGTGGGCCGAAGCCCTTACCATGGAGTCCATGTTTGAAGATGACATCAGCATCCTGACCCAAGAAGCTTTAGGGCCCAGTGAGGTGTGGCTGGATGGCCCTGGAGACGCCTCGCTCGGGGGCGACATGTGTTCTGCCTCCCACTTCGCTCTCATCACAGCCTATGGAGATATCAAGGAGCGGCTGGGGGGCCTGGAGAGGGAGAACGCCACCCTCCGCCGGCGCCTCAAAGTCTACGAGATCAAG TACCCGCTGATCACTGACTTTGGAGAGGAACATGGCTTCCCTCTGTATGAAATCAAGGACGGTTCCCTGCTGGAGGTGGAGAAGGTCAGTCTGCAGCAGCGTCTTAACCAGTTCCAACATGAG TTGCAGAAGAATAAGGAGCAGGAAGAACAGCTCGGGGAGATGATCCAGGCTTACGAGAAACTCTGTGTGGAGAAAAACGACTTGGAAACAGAGCTGGGGGAGATG CGGGCCCTGGTAGAGACCCACTTACGGCAGATCTGTGGtctggagcagcagctgcagcagcagcaaggtCTCCGGGATGCAGCCTTCCCCAGCCTGAGCCCCCCACCTGCCCCTGCCACACCCTGTCCTGACCTGGACCTGCACTATCTGGCTTTGAGAGGGGGACCTGCCTTGGGTCATG CTTGGCCTGGCCCTACTAGCCTAAATGTGAGCGAGCTGGAGCGAAGGCAACTGGAGGAGGCCCTGGAGGCTGCGCAGGGGGAGGCTCGGGGGGCTCAGCTTCGGGAAGAGCAGCTCCAGGCGGAATGTGAGAGGCTGCAGGGAGAGCTGAAGCAGCTGCAGGAGACGCGGGCCCAG GATCTGGCCTCCAACCAGTCGGAGTGTGACATGGCTTGGGTAAAGAGAGTTGGGGACGATCA GGTGAACTTGGCGCTGGCCTACACAGAACTGACGGAGGAGCTGGGTCGGCTTCGGGAGCTGAGTTCCCTGCAGGGGAGGATCTTGAGGACTTTGCTGCAAGAGCAGGCCCGAAACGCAG GCCAAAGGCACTCGCCGCTGTCACAGCGCCACTCCCCGGCCCCCGCGTGCCCCTCGCCCTCCCCGCCTGCCCGACCGCCGCCCTGTGCCCCGTGCCAGTCCCCCGCCACGCAGCGCCGCTCGCCGGTGCCCCCGTGCCCTTCGCCCCAGCAGCGCCGCTCGCCCGCCTCGCCCTCCTGCCCGTCGCCGGTCCCACAGCGCCGCTCGCCGGTGCCACCATCGTGCCAGTCACCCAGCCCGCAGCGCCGCTCGCCGGTGCCACCCAGCTGCCCGGCCCCGCAGCCCCGGCCGCCGCCGCCCCCCGGCGACAGGACGCTGGCCGAGCGCGCCTACGCCAAGCCGCCCAGCCACCACGCCAAGGCCGGCTTCCAGGGCCGCCGCAGCTACTCGGAGCTGGCGGAGGGCGCGGCCTATGCCGGTGCCTCCCCGGCCTGGCTGCAGGCCGAGGCCGCCACGCTCCCCAAGCCCCGCGCCTACGGCGGCGAGCTCTACGGGCCCGGCAGGCCGCTCAGCCCGCGCCGCGCCTTCGAGGGCATCCGCCTGCGCTTTGAGAAGCAGCCATCGGAGGAAGAGGAGTGGGCCATGCCCTCCAGCCCGCCCAGCCCCGAAGCCGGCACCATCCGCTGCGCCTCCTTCTGTGCGGGCTTCCCCATCCCCGAGTCACCTGCGGCCACCGCCTACGCCCACGCTGAGCACGCACAGTCCTGGCCATCCATCAAT CTACTGATGGAGACGGTGGGCTCTGACATCCGCAGTTGCCCCCTCTGCCAGCTGGGTTTCCCTGTTGGATACCCAGATGATGCCCTCATCAAACACATTGACTCCCACCTGGAGAACAGCAAGATCTAG
- the Tbkbp1 gene encoding TANK-binding kinase 1-binding protein 1 isoform X1, whose protein sequence is MRSIWFLLLPLQAVTAEDRCTLLRESMWWNLVSQLKLYSYHRVLSPAWGSWGQAPGGPLHALPALSGGPVWAEALTMESMFEDDISILTQEALGPSEVWLDGPGDASLGGDMCSASHFALITAYGDIKERLGGLERENATLRRRLKVYEIKYPLITDFGEEHGFPLYEIKDGSLLEVEKVSLQQRLNQFQHELQKNKEQEEQLGEMIQAYEKLCVEKNDLETELGEMRALVETHLRQICGLEQQLQQQQGLRDAAFPSLSPPPAPATPCPDLDLHYLALRGGPALGHAAWPGPTSLNVSELERRQLEEALEAAQGEARGAQLREEQLQAECERLQGELKQLQETRAQDLASNQSECDMAWVKRVGDDQVNLALAYTELTEELGRLRELSSLQGRILRTLLQEQARNAGQRHSPLSQRHSPAPACPSPSPPARPPPCAPCQSPATQRRSPVPPCPSPQQRRSPASPSCPSPVPQRRSPVPPSCQSPSPQRRSPVPPSCPAPQPRPPPPPGDRTLAERAYAKPPSHHAKAGFQGRRSYSELAEGAAYAGASPAWLQAEAATLPKPRAYGGELYGPGRPLSPRRAFEGIRLRFEKQPSEEEEWAMPSSPPSPEAGTIRCASFCAGFPIPESPAATAYAHAEHAQSWPSINLLMETVGSDIRSCPLCQLGFPVGYPDDALIKHIDSHLENSKI, encoded by the exons ATGCGGTCCATCtggttccttctccttcccctacAAGCAGTGACAGCAGAGGACAGATGTACCCTTCTGAGGGAGAGCATGTGGTGGAATCTAGTCTCCCAGCTGAAGCTCTACAGCTACCACAGGGTCCTCAGCCCAGCATGGGGGAGTTGGGGACAAGCACCAGGTGGTCCTCTTCACGCACTTCCTGCTCTCTCAGGAGGCCCAGTGTGGGCCGAAGCCCTTACCATGGAGTCCATGTTTGAAGATGACATCAGCATCCTGACCCAAGAAGCTTTAGGGCCCAGTGAGGTGTGGCTGGATGGCCCTGGAGACGCCTCGCTCGGGGGCGACATGTGTTCTGCCTCCCACTTCGCTCTCATCACAGCCTATGGAGATATCAAGGAGCGGCTGGGGGGCCTGGAGAGGGAGAACGCCACCCTCCGCCGGCGCCTCAAAGTCTACGAGATCAAG TACCCGCTGATCACTGACTTTGGAGAGGAACATGGCTTCCCTCTGTATGAAATCAAGGACGGTTCCCTGCTGGAGGTGGAGAAGGTCAGTCTGCAGCAGCGTCTTAACCAGTTCCAACATGAG TTGCAGAAGAATAAGGAGCAGGAAGAACAGCTCGGGGAGATGATCCAGGCTTACGAGAAACTCTGTGTGGAGAAAAACGACTTGGAAACAGAGCTGGGGGAGATG CGGGCCCTGGTAGAGACCCACTTACGGCAGATCTGTGGtctggagcagcagctgcagcagcagcaaggtCTCCGGGATGCAGCCTTCCCCAGCCTGAGCCCCCCACCTGCCCCTGCCACACCCTGTCCTGACCTGGACCTGCACTATCTGGCTTTGAGAGGGGGACCTGCCTTGGGTCATG CAGCTTGGCCTGGCCCTACTAGCCTAAATGTGAGCGAGCTGGAGCGAAGGCAACTGGAGGAGGCCCTGGAGGCTGCGCAGGGGGAGGCTCGGGGGGCTCAGCTTCGGGAAGAGCAGCTCCAGGCGGAATGTGAGAGGCTGCAGGGAGAGCTGAAGCAGCTGCAGGAGACGCGGGCCCAG GATCTGGCCTCCAACCAGTCGGAGTGTGACATGGCTTGGGTAAAGAGAGTTGGGGACGATCA GGTGAACTTGGCGCTGGCCTACACAGAACTGACGGAGGAGCTGGGTCGGCTTCGGGAGCTGAGTTCCCTGCAGGGGAGGATCTTGAGGACTTTGCTGCAAGAGCAGGCCCGAAACGCAG GCCAAAGGCACTCGCCGCTGTCACAGCGCCACTCCCCGGCCCCCGCGTGCCCCTCGCCCTCCCCGCCTGCCCGACCGCCGCCCTGTGCCCCGTGCCAGTCCCCCGCCACGCAGCGCCGCTCGCCGGTGCCCCCGTGCCCTTCGCCCCAGCAGCGCCGCTCGCCCGCCTCGCCCTCCTGCCCGTCGCCGGTCCCACAGCGCCGCTCGCCGGTGCCACCATCGTGCCAGTCACCCAGCCCGCAGCGCCGCTCGCCGGTGCCACCCAGCTGCCCGGCCCCGCAGCCCCGGCCGCCGCCGCCCCCCGGCGACAGGACGCTGGCCGAGCGCGCCTACGCCAAGCCGCCCAGCCACCACGCCAAGGCCGGCTTCCAGGGCCGCCGCAGCTACTCGGAGCTGGCGGAGGGCGCGGCCTATGCCGGTGCCTCCCCGGCCTGGCTGCAGGCCGAGGCCGCCACGCTCCCCAAGCCCCGCGCCTACGGCGGCGAGCTCTACGGGCCCGGCAGGCCGCTCAGCCCGCGCCGCGCCTTCGAGGGCATCCGCCTGCGCTTTGAGAAGCAGCCATCGGAGGAAGAGGAGTGGGCCATGCCCTCCAGCCCGCCCAGCCCCGAAGCCGGCACCATCCGCTGCGCCTCCTTCTGTGCGGGCTTCCCCATCCCCGAGTCACCTGCGGCCACCGCCTACGCCCACGCTGAGCACGCACAGTCCTGGCCATCCATCAAT CTACTGATGGAGACGGTGGGCTCTGACATCCGCAGTTGCCCCCTCTGCCAGCTGGGTTTCCCTGTTGGATACCCAGATGATGCCCTCATCAAACACATTGACTCCCACCTGGAGAACAGCAAGATCTAG
- the Tbkbp1 gene encoding TANK-binding kinase 1-binding protein 1 isoform X4, whose protein sequence is MRSIWFLLLPLQAVTAEDRCTLLRESMWWNLVSQLKLYSYHRVLSPAWGSWGQAPGGPLHALPALSGGPVWAEALTMESMFEDDISILTQEALGPSEVWLDGPGDASLGGDMCSASHFALITAYGDIKERLGGLERENATLRRRLKVYEIKYPLITDFGEEHGFPLYEIKDGSLLEVEKVSLQQRLNQFQHERALVETHLRQICGLEQQLQQQQGLRDAAFPSLSPPPAPATPCPDLDLHYLALRGGPALGHAAWPGPTSLNVSELERRQLEEALEAAQGEARGAQLREEQLQAECERLQGELKQLQETRAQDLASNQSECDMAWVKRVGDDQVNLALAYTELTEELGRLRELSSLQGRILRTLLQEQARNAGQRHSPLSQRHSPAPACPSPSPPARPPPCAPCQSPATQRRSPVPPCPSPQQRRSPASPSCPSPVPQRRSPVPPSCQSPSPQRRSPVPPSCPAPQPRPPPPPGDRTLAERAYAKPPSHHAKAGFQGRRSYSELAEGAAYAGASPAWLQAEAATLPKPRAYGGELYGPGRPLSPRRAFEGIRLRFEKQPSEEEEWAMPSSPPSPEAGTIRCASFCAGFPIPESPAATAYAHAEHAQSWPSINLLMETVGSDIRSCPLCQLGFPVGYPDDALIKHIDSHLENSKI, encoded by the exons ATGCGGTCCATCtggttccttctccttcccctacAAGCAGTGACAGCAGAGGACAGATGTACCCTTCTGAGGGAGAGCATGTGGTGGAATCTAGTCTCCCAGCTGAAGCTCTACAGCTACCACAGGGTCCTCAGCCCAGCATGGGGGAGTTGGGGACAAGCACCAGGTGGTCCTCTTCACGCACTTCCTGCTCTCTCAGGAGGCCCAGTGTGGGCCGAAGCCCTTACCATGGAGTCCATGTTTGAAGATGACATCAGCATCCTGACCCAAGAAGCTTTAGGGCCCAGTGAGGTGTGGCTGGATGGCCCTGGAGACGCCTCGCTCGGGGGCGACATGTGTTCTGCCTCCCACTTCGCTCTCATCACAGCCTATGGAGATATCAAGGAGCGGCTGGGGGGCCTGGAGAGGGAGAACGCCACCCTCCGCCGGCGCCTCAAAGTCTACGAGATCAAG TACCCGCTGATCACTGACTTTGGAGAGGAACATGGCTTCCCTCTGTATGAAATCAAGGACGGTTCCCTGCTGGAGGTGGAGAAGGTCAGTCTGCAGCAGCGTCTTAACCAGTTCCAACATGAG CGGGCCCTGGTAGAGACCCACTTACGGCAGATCTGTGGtctggagcagcagctgcagcagcagcaaggtCTCCGGGATGCAGCCTTCCCCAGCCTGAGCCCCCCACCTGCCCCTGCCACACCCTGTCCTGACCTGGACCTGCACTATCTGGCTTTGAGAGGGGGACCTGCCTTGGGTCATG CAGCTTGGCCTGGCCCTACTAGCCTAAATGTGAGCGAGCTGGAGCGAAGGCAACTGGAGGAGGCCCTGGAGGCTGCGCAGGGGGAGGCTCGGGGGGCTCAGCTTCGGGAAGAGCAGCTCCAGGCGGAATGTGAGAGGCTGCAGGGAGAGCTGAAGCAGCTGCAGGAGACGCGGGCCCAG GATCTGGCCTCCAACCAGTCGGAGTGTGACATGGCTTGGGTAAAGAGAGTTGGGGACGATCA GGTGAACTTGGCGCTGGCCTACACAGAACTGACGGAGGAGCTGGGTCGGCTTCGGGAGCTGAGTTCCCTGCAGGGGAGGATCTTGAGGACTTTGCTGCAAGAGCAGGCCCGAAACGCAG GCCAAAGGCACTCGCCGCTGTCACAGCGCCACTCCCCGGCCCCCGCGTGCCCCTCGCCCTCCCCGCCTGCCCGACCGCCGCCCTGTGCCCCGTGCCAGTCCCCCGCCACGCAGCGCCGCTCGCCGGTGCCCCCGTGCCCTTCGCCCCAGCAGCGCCGCTCGCCCGCCTCGCCCTCCTGCCCGTCGCCGGTCCCACAGCGCCGCTCGCCGGTGCCACCATCGTGCCAGTCACCCAGCCCGCAGCGCCGCTCGCCGGTGCCACCCAGCTGCCCGGCCCCGCAGCCCCGGCCGCCGCCGCCCCCCGGCGACAGGACGCTGGCCGAGCGCGCCTACGCCAAGCCGCCCAGCCACCACGCCAAGGCCGGCTTCCAGGGCCGCCGCAGCTACTCGGAGCTGGCGGAGGGCGCGGCCTATGCCGGTGCCTCCCCGGCCTGGCTGCAGGCCGAGGCCGCCACGCTCCCCAAGCCCCGCGCCTACGGCGGCGAGCTCTACGGGCCCGGCAGGCCGCTCAGCCCGCGCCGCGCCTTCGAGGGCATCCGCCTGCGCTTTGAGAAGCAGCCATCGGAGGAAGAGGAGTGGGCCATGCCCTCCAGCCCGCCCAGCCCCGAAGCCGGCACCATCCGCTGCGCCTCCTTCTGTGCGGGCTTCCCCATCCCCGAGTCACCTGCGGCCACCGCCTACGCCCACGCTGAGCACGCACAGTCCTGGCCATCCATCAAT CTACTGATGGAGACGGTGGGCTCTGACATCCGCAGTTGCCCCCTCTGCCAGCTGGGTTTCCCTGTTGGATACCCAGATGATGCCCTCATCAAACACATTGACTCCCACCTGGAGAACAGCAAGATCTAG
- the Tbkbp1 gene encoding TANK-binding kinase 1-binding protein 1 isoform X5, with protein sequence MESMFEDDISILTQEALGPSEVWLDGPGDASLGGDMCSASHFALITAYGDIKERLGGLERENATLRRRLKVYEIKYPLITDFGEEHGFPLYEIKDGSLLEVEKVSLQQRLNQFQHELQKNKEQEEQLGEMIQAYEKLCVEKNDLETELGEMRALVETHLRQICGLEQQLQQQQGLRDAAFPSLSPPPAPATPCPDLDLHYLALRGGPALGHAAWPGPTSLNVSELERRQLEEALEAAQGEARGAQLREEQLQAECERLQGELKQLQETRAQDLASNQSECDMAWVKRVGDDQVNLALAYTELTEELGRLRELSSLQGRILRTLLQEQARNAGQRHSPLSQRHSPAPACPSPSPPARPPPCAPCQSPATQRRSPVPPCPSPQQRRSPASPSCPSPVPQRRSPVPPSCQSPSPQRRSPVPPSCPAPQPRPPPPPGDRTLAERAYAKPPSHHAKAGFQGRRSYSELAEGAAYAGASPAWLQAEAATLPKPRAYGGELYGPGRPLSPRRAFEGIRLRFEKQPSEEEEWAMPSSPPSPEAGTIRCASFCAGFPIPESPAATAYAHAEHAQSWPSINLLMETVGSDIRSCPLCQLGFPVGYPDDALIKHIDSHLENSKI encoded by the exons ATGGAGTCCATGTTTGAAGATGACATCAGCATCCTGACCCAAGAAGCTTTAGGGCCCAGTGAGGTGTGGCTGGATGGCCCTGGAGACGCCTCGCTCGGGGGCGACATGTGTTCTGCCTCCCACTTCGCTCTCATCACAGCCTATGGAGATATCAAGGAGCGGCTGGGGGGCCTGGAGAGGGAGAACGCCACCCTCCGCCGGCGCCTCAAAGTCTACGAGATCAAG TACCCGCTGATCACTGACTTTGGAGAGGAACATGGCTTCCCTCTGTATGAAATCAAGGACGGTTCCCTGCTGGAGGTGGAGAAGGTCAGTCTGCAGCAGCGTCTTAACCAGTTCCAACATGAG TTGCAGAAGAATAAGGAGCAGGAAGAACAGCTCGGGGAGATGATCCAGGCTTACGAGAAACTCTGTGTGGAGAAAAACGACTTGGAAACAGAGCTGGGGGAGATG CGGGCCCTGGTAGAGACCCACTTACGGCAGATCTGTGGtctggagcagcagctgcagcagcagcaaggtCTCCGGGATGCAGCCTTCCCCAGCCTGAGCCCCCCACCTGCCCCTGCCACACCCTGTCCTGACCTGGACCTGCACTATCTGGCTTTGAGAGGGGGACCTGCCTTGGGTCATG CAGCTTGGCCTGGCCCTACTAGCCTAAATGTGAGCGAGCTGGAGCGAAGGCAACTGGAGGAGGCCCTGGAGGCTGCGCAGGGGGAGGCTCGGGGGGCTCAGCTTCGGGAAGAGCAGCTCCAGGCGGAATGTGAGAGGCTGCAGGGAGAGCTGAAGCAGCTGCAGGAGACGCGGGCCCAG GATCTGGCCTCCAACCAGTCGGAGTGTGACATGGCTTGGGTAAAGAGAGTTGGGGACGATCA GGTGAACTTGGCGCTGGCCTACACAGAACTGACGGAGGAGCTGGGTCGGCTTCGGGAGCTGAGTTCCCTGCAGGGGAGGATCTTGAGGACTTTGCTGCAAGAGCAGGCCCGAAACGCAG GCCAAAGGCACTCGCCGCTGTCACAGCGCCACTCCCCGGCCCCCGCGTGCCCCTCGCCCTCCCCGCCTGCCCGACCGCCGCCCTGTGCCCCGTGCCAGTCCCCCGCCACGCAGCGCCGCTCGCCGGTGCCCCCGTGCCCTTCGCCCCAGCAGCGCCGCTCGCCCGCCTCGCCCTCCTGCCCGTCGCCGGTCCCACAGCGCCGCTCGCCGGTGCCACCATCGTGCCAGTCACCCAGCCCGCAGCGCCGCTCGCCGGTGCCACCCAGCTGCCCGGCCCCGCAGCCCCGGCCGCCGCCGCCCCCCGGCGACAGGACGCTGGCCGAGCGCGCCTACGCCAAGCCGCCCAGCCACCACGCCAAGGCCGGCTTCCAGGGCCGCCGCAGCTACTCGGAGCTGGCGGAGGGCGCGGCCTATGCCGGTGCCTCCCCGGCCTGGCTGCAGGCCGAGGCCGCCACGCTCCCCAAGCCCCGCGCCTACGGCGGCGAGCTCTACGGGCCCGGCAGGCCGCTCAGCCCGCGCCGCGCCTTCGAGGGCATCCGCCTGCGCTTTGAGAAGCAGCCATCGGAGGAAGAGGAGTGGGCCATGCCCTCCAGCCCGCCCAGCCCCGAAGCCGGCACCATCCGCTGCGCCTCCTTCTGTGCGGGCTTCCCCATCCCCGAGTCACCTGCGGCCACCGCCTACGCCCACGCTGAGCACGCACAGTCCTGGCCATCCATCAAT CTACTGATGGAGACGGTGGGCTCTGACATCCGCAGTTGCCCCCTCTGCCAGCTGGGTTTCCCTGTTGGATACCCAGATGATGCCCTCATCAAACACATTGACTCCCACCTGGAGAACAGCAAGATCTAG